The following are encoded in a window of Flavobacterium cupriresistens genomic DNA:
- a CDS encoding polysaccharide deacetylase family protein: MSIFESITVAKMKRSQLVVLLLFIALVVILFVDFDVKGDIPAAPKKKLPNQPGIVLTFDDDYVDTWYNAEKELRPYNWKATFFICKYSAFTPEQKEKLHYLQNMGHDIAGHGYNHENAVKYAAQYGLDAYIKNEILPLKEIMRKDGFDIKSFAYPDGARNSQLDKRLLKYFDFIRGTTYGELRPEAQYCYYENKRVIYGLGIDEDYEQFNLEYYKSLLLYAKKHNKIVIFYGHKTVDKVNDRLETPIGLLKQLCAFAIENNLKFYSVDDLKNLEK; this comes from the coding sequence ATGAGTATATTTGAGAGTATAACTGTAGCCAAAATGAAACGATCCCAACTAGTAGTACTGTTGTTATTTATCGCTCTTGTAGTAATTCTCTTTGTGGATTTTGATGTCAAAGGTGACATTCCCGCTGCACCAAAAAAGAAACTGCCTAACCAACCGGGGATTGTATTAACTTTTGATGACGATTATGTAGATACCTGGTATAATGCCGAAAAAGAACTGCGTCCCTACAATTGGAAAGCTACTTTTTTTATCTGTAAGTACAGTGCCTTTACACCGGAACAAAAAGAAAAGCTGCATTATCTTCAGAATATGGGACATGATATAGCCGGACATGGTTACAATCATGAGAATGCCGTTAAATATGCCGCACAATATGGACTCGACGCATATATAAAAAACGAAATCCTTCCGCTAAAAGAAATCATGCGCAAAGATGGATTTGATATAAAGTCTTTTGCCTATCCCGACGGAGCCAGAAACAGTCAGCTGGATAAAAGGCTACTCAAATATTTTGATTTTATAAGGGGAACAACTTACGGTGAACTTAGACCGGAAGCTCAGTATTGTTATTATGAGAACAAACGTGTGATCTACGGTTTAGGAATAGACGAAGACTACGAACAGTTTAATCTGGAATATTACAAAAGCCTTTTACTTTACGCAAAAAAGCACAATAAAATTGTCATTTTCTACGGACATAAAACAGTAGACAAAGTAAACGATAGGTTAGAAACTCCGATCGGATTACTGAAACAGCTCTGTGCGTTTGCAATAGAAAATAACCTTAAATTTTATTCGGTTGATGATTTAAAGAACTTAGAAAAGTGA
- a CDS encoding LytR/AlgR family response regulator transcription factor, which translates to MKCIVIDDERIAREGLDSFIKEIDFLSNEGVFSNAHLALEKLKTETIDLIFLDIEMPLLNGLEFAKRIADKPSMIVFTTAYSEYALKGYKVNAVDYLLKPIFFEDFKAAVFKAKKLYDLMYQQELISKPLFFKENGTTVKVHPRQIMYIKSMQNYIEIYTENSKKIIIHQTLKGIMDQLPNADFLQIHRCYIVNAKYITHIDGFKLSVKDTVLPIARNRKISVMERFKN; encoded by the coding sequence ATGAAATGTATCGTAATTGACGACGAAAGAATTGCCAGAGAAGGTCTGGATTCTTTTATAAAAGAGATTGATTTTCTAAGTAATGAAGGGGTGTTTTCTAATGCGCATCTGGCTCTCGAAAAACTAAAAACAGAAACCATTGACCTGATCTTTCTGGATATAGAAATGCCATTGCTTAACGGACTGGAATTTGCAAAACGAATTGCAGACAAACCTTCAATGATTGTTTTCACAACGGCCTATTCGGAGTATGCCCTCAAAGGCTATAAGGTAAATGCTGTAGACTATTTGTTAAAGCCGATCTTTTTTGAAGACTTTAAAGCCGCGGTTTTTAAAGCCAAAAAGCTGTACGATTTAATGTATCAGCAGGAGTTGATTTCGAAACCTTTGTTTTTTAAAGAAAACGGGACGACTGTAAAAGTGCATCCAAGGCAAATAATGTATATCAAGAGTATGCAGAATTATATTGAAATATATACAGAGAACAGTAAAAAAATCATCATTCATCAAACCTTAAAAGGCATTATGGATCAGCTTCCCAATGCTGACTTTTTACAGATTCATCGCTGTTATATTGTGAATGCAAAATACATAACACATATTGATGGTTTCAAACTCTCCGTAAAGGACACTGTTTTGCCGATTGCAAGAAACCGGAAAATTAGTGTTATGGAGCGATTCAAAAATTAG
- a CDS encoding sensor histidine kinase — protein METHDTGKFVFSVLFISSITAFFITIECYLIIRFMMPEAVYTKNDMISMFFGTFMASILVSGMCYSIEMFRKNVVAEKRHQELRNSVLEMEIDHLRTQLSPHFTFNILNNLQFLIRKDQDEALELLSAYSKILRYYVYESQNKWIRLDSEITFLKHYFELEKGRSGEDLEISCQWDIPENTLLVIPFLLSTFVENAFKHVSSFSEKKNYIELHVFLKEENQLFLKIKNSFDSEVLNRKKAGVGLTYAKKRLELSYKDNYDLEFVSEADSYSVSLKLNLTNA, from the coding sequence ATGGAAACACATGATACGGGAAAATTCGTGTTTTCGGTACTTTTTATTAGTTCCATCACGGCCTTTTTTATTACAATAGAATGTTATTTAATAATTCGCTTTATGATGCCTGAAGCTGTTTATACGAAAAACGATATGATTTCCATGTTTTTTGGAACGTTTATGGCCAGTATCTTAGTTTCGGGTATGTGTTATTCTATCGAAATGTTTCGAAAGAATGTCGTCGCAGAGAAAAGACATCAGGAACTAAGAAATAGTGTGCTGGAAATGGAAATCGATCATTTAAGAACCCAACTTAGCCCGCATTTCACCTTTAACATACTCAATAATCTTCAGTTTTTGATTCGTAAGGATCAGGATGAAGCCTTAGAATTGTTGTCGGCCTACAGTAAAATATTGCGCTATTACGTCTACGAATCTCAGAATAAATGGATCAGATTAGACAGCGAGATTACTTTTCTAAAACATTATTTTGAGTTAGAAAAAGGCCGCTCGGGGGAAGATCTTGAGATTTCCTGTCAATGGGACATACCCGAAAATACACTTTTGGTAATTCCTTTTCTGTTATCGACGTTTGTAGAAAATGCGTTCAAGCACGTTTCTTCTTTCAGCGAAAAAAAGAACTACATAGAACTGCATGTTTTTCTAAAAGAGGAAAATCAATTGTTTTTGAAGATAAAAAATTCATTCGATTCAGAAGTGTTAAATCGCAAGAAGGCGGGAGTAGGGTTGACTTATGCTAAGAAAAGATTAGAACTTTCCTATAAAGATAATTATGATTTAGAGTTTGTTTCTGAAGCAGACTCTTATAGTGTAAGCCTTAAATTAAACTTGACCAACGCATGA
- a CDS encoding AraC family transcriptional regulator has product MKVFPFKIPKSGEEPLIYQEDIEISFYDKLHQHEEIQISFIEKGEGAIFAGDTISQYREGDVLVIGSNLPHVFRSDVQENETSIMRTLFFTFNSFGKDFFELPTFKNIHPILESSKNGFIIHNAPKKVTKYFKKLKKADSYSRFILFLDIVKWLSVSENNSLSNYLYHKKITDNEGKRMQTVFEYVMTNFQKNITLDEIASIASMTKNAFCRYFKVRTNKSFFQFLIEVRIERAAKLLSSSGELSVLEIAELCGFNNISNFNRKFKELKQLSPLQYRKLNL; this is encoded by the coding sequence ATGAAAGTTTTTCCATTTAAGATCCCTAAATCTGGAGAAGAACCCCTTATCTATCAAGAAGATATAGAAATCTCTTTTTACGACAAATTACACCAACATGAAGAAATTCAGATCAGCTTTATCGAAAAAGGAGAAGGAGCCATTTTTGCCGGAGACACCATTTCACAATATCGCGAAGGCGATGTATTAGTGATTGGCAGTAATTTACCTCACGTTTTTAGAAGCGACGTTCAGGAAAACGAAACTTCTATTATGCGAACCTTATTTTTTACTTTTAATTCTTTTGGAAAGGATTTTTTTGAATTGCCTACCTTCAAAAACATTCATCCGATCTTAGAAAGCAGCAAAAATGGATTCATCATTCACAATGCTCCCAAAAAAGTCACTAAATATTTTAAGAAGCTCAAAAAAGCGGACAGCTATTCTCGTTTTATACTGTTTCTGGATATTGTAAAATGGCTTTCGGTCTCAGAGAACAACTCGCTCTCTAATTACTTGTATCATAAAAAAATAACGGATAATGAAGGCAAGAGAATGCAAACCGTTTTTGAATATGTAATGACCAATTTTCAAAAAAACATTACTCTTGACGAAATTGCCTCGATAGCGAGTATGACTAAAAATGCGTTTTGCCGGTATTTTAAAGTCCGGACCAACAAATCTTTTTTTCAGTTTCTCATCGAAGTCCGGATTGAGCGGGCGGCAAAACTATTATCGAGTAGCGGAGAGCTCTCTGTATTAGAAATTGCAGAGTTATGTGGCTTTAATAACATCTCTAATTTCAACCGAAAATTCAAAGAATTAAAGCAACTTTCGCCTTTGCAATACCGAAAACTTAATTTGTAA